One window of the Staphylococcus equorum genome contains the following:
- a CDS encoding CvpA family protein: protein MIFDILIVIVFIYIGMIGFRRGVWFSALHLGATLFSLWVAQRFYLQISQRLELFIPFPKTQAYDLNYAFQFDNLQQRFDHIIAFLIVATITKIICYGVIVVFDKVIQYRGLNLISRFIGMLMGIISSIIICTTLLYSAALYPLEFIQQQLSSSIIAEYMLLHTPYVSTFVLNI from the coding sequence ATGATTTTTGATATATTAATTGTAATTGTTTTTATTTACATAGGAATGATTGGATTTAGAAGAGGTGTATGGTTTAGTGCATTACATCTAGGTGCTACGTTGTTTTCATTATGGGTAGCGCAACGATTTTATTTGCAAATATCTCAACGATTGGAATTATTTATACCTTTTCCTAAAACACAAGCTTACGATTTGAATTATGCTTTTCAATTTGATAACCTACAACAGCGATTCGACCACATTATTGCATTTTTAATCGTAGCGACAATTACCAAGATAATTTGTTATGGGGTTATTGTTGTCTTTGATAAGGTTATTCAATACCGAGGGCTCAATTTAATAAGTCGATTTATTGGTATGTTAATGGGAATAATATCTTCAATTATTATCTGCACAACATTATTGTATAGTGCAGCACTTTATCCATTAGAATTCATACAACAGCAACTTTCAAGCTCGATTATTGCAGAATATATGTTATTACATACACCTTATGTATCGACGTTTGTATTAAACATATAG
- a CDS encoding endonuclease MutS2 yields the protein MRQKSLNVLEFDKIKVLVENETISDLGKEKVVAMTPATDFNTVEFQMNETDEIAQIYNKHRMPSLSGLAKISSFIHRATIGGVLNVSELNVIKRLVQIQNQYKTFYNSLLNEEEEINYPILNDRMEQLPVLSDLYQNIHQKCDAYDLFDDASYELQGIRSKISKTTQRIKQNLDKIVKHQGNQKKLSDAIVTVRNDRNVIPVKAEYRQDFNGIVHDQSASGQTLYIEPSSIVEMSNQISSFRNDEAVERERILTELTVQVAEEADACLISESIMGQIDFLTAKARYARSIKGTKPEFTTDRTVYLPKAFHPLLDRTSVVANTIEFAQDIETVIITGPNTGGKTVTLKTLGLIIAMAQSGMLIPTLDGSKLSIFENVYCDIGDEQSIEQSLSTFSSHMKNIVEILQDATKNSLILFDELGAGTDPSEGAALAMSILDHVHEIGSLVMATTHYPELKAYSYNRKGVMNASVEFDVNTLSPTYKLLMGVPGRSNAFDISKKLGLNMKVIQKAKSMIGQDEQEINEMIASLEHNSKRVDEQRIELDQLVREAQEARDALAKQYAQYQNYEKQLLSEAKEKANQRVKSATKEADDILKELRDLRDKKGADVKEHELIDKKKQLEDQYEAKSLKQNVQKQKWDEIKAGDEVKVLTYGQKGDVLELIGDKEAVVQMGIIKMKLPLEDLEKTKKTQETPTKMIKRENRQSIKMELDLRGYRYDEAMVAVDQYLDQAVLSNYEQVYIIHGKGTGALQKGVQKHLKRHKSVSSYRNGMPSEGGFGVTVAELK from the coding sequence ATGAGACAGAAATCATTAAATGTCCTGGAATTCGACAAAATAAAAGTACTTGTAGAGAATGAAACAATAAGTGATTTAGGTAAAGAAAAAGTTGTAGCGATGACTCCAGCAACTGATTTCAATACTGTCGAATTTCAAATGAATGAAACAGATGAAATAGCTCAAATCTATAATAAGCATCGCATGCCAAGTTTAAGTGGTTTAGCAAAAATATCTTCATTTATTCATAGAGCGACAATTGGTGGCGTACTCAATGTTAGCGAATTAAATGTAATTAAACGCTTAGTACAAATACAAAATCAATATAAAACATTTTATAATAGTTTGTTGAACGAAGAAGAAGAAATTAATTACCCAATTCTAAACGATAGAATGGAACAACTCCCTGTGTTATCAGACTTGTATCAAAATATACATCAAAAATGTGATGCTTATGATTTATTTGATGATGCTAGTTACGAATTACAAGGTATTAGAAGTAAGATTTCTAAAACAACGCAACGCATAAAACAAAATTTAGATAAAATTGTAAAGCATCAAGGCAACCAGAAAAAACTTTCTGATGCAATTGTGACAGTACGTAACGATCGTAATGTTATACCAGTAAAAGCTGAGTATCGTCAAGATTTTAACGGGATTGTGCATGATCAATCAGCTTCTGGTCAAACATTGTATATAGAACCTTCCTCAATTGTAGAAATGAGTAATCAAATTAGTAGTTTCCGTAACGATGAAGCTGTAGAGCGTGAACGTATATTGACTGAACTAACTGTACAGGTTGCTGAAGAAGCAGACGCTTGTTTGATTTCAGAATCTATTATGGGTCAAATTGATTTTTTAACAGCTAAAGCACGTTATGCAAGATCAATTAAAGGTACGAAACCAGAATTTACTACGGATAGAACTGTTTATCTACCAAAAGCATTTCATCCTTTGCTAGATAGAACCTCTGTTGTGGCGAATACGATTGAATTTGCTCAAGATATAGAAACTGTGATTATAACGGGACCAAATACGGGTGGTAAAACGGTAACGCTCAAGACACTGGGATTAATTATTGCTATGGCTCAATCAGGCATGTTAATTCCTACACTTGATGGCAGTAAATTAAGTATTTTTGAAAATGTGTATTGTGACATTGGTGACGAACAATCCATTGAGCAGTCTTTATCAACGTTTTCTTCTCATATGAAAAATATTGTAGAAATACTTCAAGACGCTACTAAAAATAGTTTGATTTTATTTGATGAATTAGGTGCAGGGACAGACCCAAGTGAAGGGGCTGCATTAGCAATGAGCATATTAGATCATGTACATGAAATTGGTTCACTTGTAATGGCTACGACACACTATCCTGAATTAAAAGCATATAGCTATAATAGGAAAGGCGTGATGAATGCCAGTGTCGAATTTGATGTTAATACATTAAGTCCGACTTATAAATTATTAATGGGTGTTCCTGGACGATCAAACGCGTTTGATATTTCTAAAAAATTAGGACTTAATATGAAAGTGATTCAAAAAGCCAAATCAATGATTGGGCAAGATGAACAAGAAATTAATGAAATGATTGCCTCATTAGAACATAATTCTAAACGTGTTGACGAACAACGTATTGAATTAGATCAGCTAGTAAGAGAAGCACAAGAAGCGCGTGATGCACTTGCTAAACAGTATGCGCAATATCAAAATTATGAAAAACAACTTTTAAGTGAAGCGAAAGAAAAAGCGAATCAACGTGTGAAATCGGCTACGAAAGAAGCAGATGACATTCTTAAAGAGTTACGTGATCTTAGAGATAAAAAAGGTGCTGATGTTAAAGAGCATGAGTTAATTGATAAGAAGAAACAGCTTGAAGACCAGTACGAAGCTAAATCACTGAAACAAAATGTTCAAAAGCAAAAATGGGACGAGATTAAAGCTGGAGATGAAGTAAAAGTACTGACGTATGGTCAAAAAGGTGATGTGTTAGAGTTAATAGGTGATAAAGAAGCGGTAGTACAGATGGGTATCATAAAAATGAAATTACCATTAGAAGATTTAGAGAAAACGAAGAAAACCCAAGAAACACCTACCAAGATGATTAAACGAGAAAACCGACAAAGTATTAAAATGGAACTTGATTTACGTGGTTATCGATATGATGAAGCAATGGTAGCTGTTGATCAATATTTAGACCAAGCAGTGTTGAGTAATTATGAACAAGTCTATATTATTCATGGTAAAGGTACAGGTGCTTTACAAAAAGGTGTGCAAAAACATTTAAAACGACATAAAAGTGTGTCATCATATAGAAACGGAATGCCAAGCGAAGGTGGATTTGGCGTTACCGTGGCAGAATTAAAATAA
- the zapA gene encoding cell division protein ZapA, translated as MGEFKNRINVTINDQRYTIVGEDNPEHIRYVAHLVDERIKELGSKSAGLDTTRKAILTAVNIMHEKVQLEEENHRLQQEIKQLKNSDE; from the coding sequence ATGGGAGAGTTTAAAAATCGGATTAACGTCACTATAAATGATCAGCGTTATACAATTGTCGGAGAGGACAACCCTGAACATATCCGTTATGTAGCACATCTCGTCGATGAAAGGATTAAAGAACTAGGTAGTAAGAGTGCAGGCTTAGACACGACAAGAAAAGCAATATTAACAGCAGTAAACATTATGCATGAAAAAGTACAATTAGAAGAGGAAAATCATCGTCTGCAACAAGAAATAAAACAACTGAAAAACAGTGATGAATAA
- the rnhC gene encoding ribonuclease HIII produces MTNVVLKLTNQEIQQLMSKIQFDTSNVSQGMKGKTKYKSTSISIYNSNKVMFQGKDADNIASQLLPNTAKPAQSKTNSVKKTSSTNKTIRYNNYQCIGSDEAGSGDYFGPLTVCAAYVSKKNVQVLKTLGVDDSKKLTDAKIVELAEQLVTFIPHSLLTMHNEKYNEKQKSGWSQVKMKAVLHNEAIKNVTQKIDTDALDYIVIDQFAEAGVYKRYALTDLPFSTKTKFETKGESKSIAIAAASIISRYAFVKNMDSLSRSAKTEIPKGASNKVDLAAAKIIDRKGIDYLDSITKKHFANRSKAEKLVQKKHR; encoded by the coding sequence ATGACAAATGTTGTACTTAAATTAACAAATCAAGAAATCCAGCAATTAATGTCTAAAATTCAATTTGATACATCGAATGTTTCTCAAGGAATGAAAGGCAAAACCAAATATAAAAGCACTTCAATTTCAATTTACAATTCAAATAAAGTCATGTTTCAAGGTAAAGATGCAGATAATATAGCATCTCAACTCTTACCTAATACAGCTAAACCTGCACAATCTAAAACGAATTCAGTTAAAAAAACTTCTAGCACTAATAAAACTATTCGATATAACAATTATCAATGTATTGGTAGTGATGAAGCAGGCAGTGGCGATTATTTCGGTCCACTTACTGTATGTGCTGCTTATGTTTCCAAAAAGAATGTACAAGTATTAAAAACGCTTGGCGTTGATGATTCTAAGAAATTGACTGATGCAAAAATCGTTGAATTAGCTGAACAACTTGTAACTTTTATCCCTCATTCTTTGTTAACTATGCACAATGAAAAATATAACGAAAAACAAAAATCTGGCTGGTCACAAGTTAAAATGAAAGCAGTATTACATAACGAAGCAATCAAAAATGTAACACAAAAGATAGATACTGATGCATTAGACTATATTGTCATTGATCAATTTGCTGAGGCTGGTGTATATAAACGCTATGCTCTAACCGATTTACCCTTCAGTACTAAAACAAAATTCGAAACAAAAGGTGAATCTAAATCTATAGCAATTGCGGCAGCCAGTATTATTTCACGTTATGCCTTTGTTAAAAATATGGATAGTCTCTCGCGTTCTGCTAAAACAGAGATTCCGAAAGGAGCTAGCAATAAAGTCGACCTTGCAGCAGCTAAAATCATTGATCGTAAAGGCATTGACTATCTAGACTCTATTACTAAAAAGCATTTTGCTAACCGTTCAAAAGCAGAAAAATTAGTACAAAAGAAACATCGTTAG
- a CDS encoding succinate dehydrogenase cytochrome b558 subunit — protein MAYSKNQFYLRRLHSLLGVIPIGGFLIFHLLVNHQATKGAEAFNQAAGFIESLPFLIVLEFVLIYIPILYHAVYGVHIAFTAKENVGHYSAFRNWMFLLQRITGVITFVFVAIHVWQTRIQRALGHEVNFDMVHDIVTNPFWLVFYIVCLLAVTFHFANGLWSFLVTWGVLQSQKSQQIFTWVSLVVFIVVSYIGISAILAFL, from the coding sequence TTGGCATACTCGAAAAATCAATTCTATTTAAGACGTTTACATTCTTTACTTGGTGTCATACCTATAGGTGGATTTTTAATTTTCCATTTACTCGTAAACCACCAAGCAACGAAAGGTGCAGAAGCATTTAACCAAGCGGCTGGATTCATTGAATCTTTACCTTTCTTAATTGTATTGGAATTTGTATTGATTTACATTCCGATTCTGTATCACGCAGTTTATGGTGTACATATTGCCTTTACGGCAAAAGAGAACGTAGGGCATTACTCAGCTTTTAGAAACTGGATGTTCCTACTACAACGTATAACAGGTGTTATCACTTTTGTGTTTGTTGCTATTCATGTATGGCAAACACGTATTCAACGTGCGTTAGGTCATGAAGTAAATTTCGACATGGTACATGACATTGTAACTAACCCATTTTGGTTGGTTTTCTATATTGTCTGTTTATTAGCTGTTACATTCCACTTTGCGAATGGTTTATGGTCATTCTTAGTAACATGGGGTGTATTACAATCACAAAAATCACAACAAATTTTCACATGGGTTTCATTAGTGGTATTTATCGTAGTTTCATACATTGGTATAAGTGCTATTCTTGCGTTTTTATAA
- the trxA gene encoding thioredoxin: protein MAIVKATDSNFDENIKSGVNLVDFWATWCGPCKMIAPVLEELAGDYDGKANILKLDVDENPSTAAKFEVMSIPTLIVFKDGEPVDKVVGFQPKENLAEVIEKHL from the coding sequence ATGGCAATCGTAAAAGCAACAGATTCAAACTTTGATGAAAATATCAAATCAGGTGTAAATTTAGTAGATTTTTGGGCAACATGGTGTGGCCCTTGTAAGATGATTGCTCCAGTATTAGAAGAATTAGCTGGTGACTATGATGGCAAAGCTAATATTTTAAAACTTGATGTAGATGAAAATCCATCAACAGCTGCTAAATTTGAAGTTATGAGTATCCCAACTTTAATCGTATTTAAAGATGGCGAACCAGTAGATAAAGTAGTAGGTTTCCAACCTAAAGAAAACTTAGCAGAAGTAATCGAGAAACATTTATAG
- the polX gene encoding DNA polymerase/3'-5' exonuclease PolX — protein MTKKDIIQLLEKIATYMELKGENTFKVSAYRKAAQSLEIDERPLDQIEDVTELKGIGKGVGDVIKEYQQEGISSTLESLQEEVPEGLIPLLKIQGLGSKKIAKLYKELNIDGKEALQKACEAGEVSELSGFAKKTEQNILEAVKALGAKKDKYPIDQMRGLNIEINEHLSSIEGIEQYEVAGSYRRFKEMSKDLDYIISTNEPTKVQQALLDIPNKVKEVAVGQTKVSLEVTYDDETIGVDFRLIEPSAFYHTLQHFTGSKDHNIRIRQLAKEKDEKVSEYGIEQANGELLQYQSEKEIYDHFGVKWIDPAMREDGSEFDKDLSEIIKLDDINGDIHMHTTYSDGAFSIEEMIEANIAKGHQFMVITDHSQSLKVANGLSVERLLRQNEEIKALNNKYEEIDIYSGIEMDILPDGRLDYDDEVLAQLDYVIAAIHQSFNQSQEDIMKRLENACRNPYVRHIAHPTGRIIGKRPGYEPDIDRLCEIAEETNTILEINANPKRLDLNAETVKKHPNVKLTINTDAHHVDHLEFMKYGVATAQKGFVKKDRVINTMSREAFKSLIENNIKLKK, from the coding sequence ATGACAAAAAAAGATATTATTCAATTATTAGAAAAAATAGCTACTTATATGGAATTAAAAGGTGAAAACACATTTAAAGTTTCAGCTTATAGAAAAGCAGCTCAAAGTCTTGAAATAGATGAACGTCCACTTGATCAAATAGAGGATGTCACAGAGTTAAAAGGTATTGGTAAAGGTGTAGGAGACGTAATTAAAGAATATCAACAAGAAGGAATTTCTTCGACATTAGAGTCACTACAAGAAGAAGTACCAGAAGGGCTAATCCCTTTACTGAAAATACAGGGATTAGGTAGCAAGAAAATAGCGAAACTTTATAAAGAATTAAATATAGACGGTAAAGAAGCATTACAAAAAGCTTGTGAAGCTGGTGAAGTGAGTGAATTAAGCGGCTTTGCTAAAAAAACGGAACAAAATATCTTAGAGGCAGTTAAAGCGCTTGGTGCGAAAAAAGATAAATACCCTATTGATCAAATGCGAGGCTTAAACATTGAAATTAATGAACATTTATCCTCAATTGAAGGTATCGAACAATACGAAGTTGCTGGTAGTTATAGAAGATTTAAAGAAATGAGTAAAGATTTAGACTATATTATAAGTACAAATGAACCAACTAAAGTACAACAGGCATTACTTGATATACCTAATAAAGTTAAAGAAGTAGCTGTTGGACAAACAAAAGTATCATTAGAAGTAACTTATGATGATGAAACAATAGGTGTAGATTTCAGATTAATCGAACCCTCAGCTTTCTATCACACACTACAGCATTTCACTGGTTCTAAAGATCATAATATTCGTATTCGTCAGTTAGCTAAAGAAAAAGATGAAAAAGTGAGTGAATATGGCATTGAACAAGCAAATGGCGAATTGCTGCAATATCAAAGTGAAAAAGAAATTTATGATCATTTCGGTGTGAAATGGATTGACCCAGCAATGCGTGAAGATGGAAGCGAGTTTGATAAGGACCTGTCAGAAATTATAAAATTAGATGACATTAATGGTGATATTCATATGCATACGACGTATAGTGATGGTGCATTCAGTATTGAAGAGATGATAGAAGCTAACATTGCTAAAGGCCATCAATTCATGGTGATTACAGATCACTCTCAAAGCTTAAAAGTTGCCAATGGTTTGTCAGTTGAGCGCCTATTACGCCAAAATGAAGAGATCAAAGCCTTGAATAATAAATATGAAGAAATTGATATTTACTCAGGTATTGAAATGGACATACTTCCTGATGGCCGTTTAGACTATGACGATGAAGTATTGGCGCAATTAGATTATGTTATTGCAGCAATACATCAAAGTTTTAACCAATCGCAGGAAGACATTATGAAACGCTTAGAAAACGCATGTCGCAATCCATATGTTAGACATATTGCACATCCAACTGGTCGTATTATTGGTAAACGCCCAGGTTATGAACCAGATATTGATAGATTATGTGAGATTGCCGAAGAGACAAACACGATTTTAGAAATTAATGCAAACCCTAAACGGTTAGATCTAAATGCCGAAACAGTTAAAAAACATCCGAATGTTAAATTAACTATTAATACGGATGCCCATCATGTAGATCATCTTGAATTCATGAAGTACGGTGTGGCGACTGCACAAAAAGGGTTTGTAAAAAAAGACAGAGTAATCAATACGATGTCACGAGAGGCGTTTAAATCGCTTATAGAAAATAACATTAAATTGAAGAAATAG
- the uvrC gene encoding excinuclease ABC subunit UvrC, with protein sequence METYQEQIKQKLTVVPTEPGCYLMKDRNDQIIYVGKAKKLRNRLRSYFTGAHDAKTTRLVGEIRNFEFIVTSSETESLLLELNLIKQYQPRYNILLKDDKSYPFIKITKEKYPRLIVTRTVKKGTGKYFGPYPNAYSAQETKKLLDRIYPFRKCDKMPDKLCLYYHIGQCLGPCVYPVELEKYAEMTKEVSDFLNGEDKTILHNLEQNMKDASETLDFERAKEYRDLIQHIHNLTKKQKITTSDYTIRDVFGYSVSKGWMCIQVFFVRQGNMIKRDATMIPIQQTEEEEFYTFIGQFYDLNQHLLPKEVHIPQHLDKGMVGSVVDTKIVQPMKGKKKELVDLANHNAEVTLENKFELIAKDESRTVKAIEELGDRMGIQTPIRIEAFDNSNIQGVNPVSAMVSFIDGKPNKKGYRKYKIKTVDGPDDYKSMREVVRRRYTRVLNEGAPLPDLIIVDGGKGHMSGVIDVLENELGLDIPVSGLRKNDKHQTSEILYGESAEIVPLKKNSQAFYLLQRIQDEVHRFAITFHRQTRQKTGLQSVLDTVDGIGAKRKTKLLRTFGSIKKMKEASIDDLKASGLPQNVAQNLHQALYNKK encoded by the coding sequence GTGGAGACGTATCAAGAACAAATCAAACAGAAACTCACAGTTGTACCAACTGAACCAGGTTGTTATTTGATGAAAGATCGTAATGACCAAATTATTTATGTCGGTAAGGCGAAGAAATTAAGAAACAGATTAAGGTCTTATTTTACTGGAGCTCACGATGCAAAGACAACACGTTTAGTTGGAGAGATTCGAAATTTTGAGTTTATTGTCACGTCTAGTGAGACTGAATCACTGTTATTGGAGCTTAACCTTATCAAACAATATCAACCAAGATATAATATTTTATTAAAAGACGATAAAAGTTATCCTTTTATTAAAATTACTAAAGAAAAATATCCGCGGTTAATTGTTACAAGAACAGTTAAAAAGGGTACCGGCAAGTATTTTGGCCCTTATCCTAATGCTTATTCTGCGCAAGAGACAAAAAAATTACTTGATCGTATTTATCCATTTAGAAAATGTGATAAAATGCCTGACAAATTGTGTTTATACTATCACATTGGTCAATGCCTCGGCCCATGTGTCTATCCAGTTGAATTAGAAAAATATGCAGAAATGACCAAAGAGGTTTCAGATTTCTTAAATGGTGAAGATAAAACGATTTTGCATAATTTAGAACAAAATATGAAAGATGCGAGTGAAACGTTAGATTTTGAAAGAGCAAAAGAGTATAGAGATTTAATTCAGCATATTCATAATTTAACTAAAAAACAAAAAATCACAACTTCAGACTATACAATAAGAGATGTTTTTGGATATAGCGTATCTAAAGGTTGGATGTGTATTCAAGTATTTTTCGTTCGCCAAGGTAATATGATTAAACGTGATGCAACAATGATACCGATACAACAAACAGAAGAAGAAGAATTCTATACTTTTATCGGTCAATTTTATGATTTGAATCAACACTTGTTACCTAAAGAAGTGCACATTCCGCAACATTTAGATAAAGGAATGGTTGGTTCAGTCGTAGATACAAAAATTGTCCAACCTATGAAAGGAAAAAAGAAAGAATTGGTAGATTTAGCGAATCATAATGCTGAAGTAACGCTTGAAAATAAATTCGAGTTAATCGCAAAAGACGAGTCCCGAACAGTTAAAGCAATTGAAGAGCTTGGTGACCGTATGGGCATTCAAACACCAATTAGAATTGAAGCGTTTGATAATTCTAATATACAAGGTGTCAATCCAGTTTCCGCTATGGTCTCGTTTATTGATGGTAAACCAAATAAAAAAGGATATCGAAAATATAAAATTAAAACAGTAGATGGGCCAGATGATTATAAATCAATGCGTGAAGTGGTACGTAGGCGCTATACGCGCGTCCTAAATGAAGGCGCACCATTGCCAGATTTAATTATTGTAGATGGTGGTAAAGGGCATATGAGTGGTGTAATAGATGTGCTTGAGAATGAATTAGGATTAGATATCCCTGTTTCTGGCCTTCGTAAAAATGATAAGCATCAAACGTCAGAGATATTATATGGAGAAAGTGCTGAAATCGTTCCGCTCAAAAAAAACAGCCAAGCATTTTATCTGTTACAAAGGATACAAGATGAAGTGCATAGATTTGCTATTACTTTTCATAGACAAACACGCCAAAAAACAGGTTTGCAATCAGTATTAGATACAGTAGATGGTATTGGTGCCAAGCGTAAAACGAAATTGTTGCGAACGTTTGGTTCAATTAAAAAAATGAAAGAAGCAAGTATTGATGATTTGAAAGCATCAGGCTTACCACAAAATGTAGCCCAAAATTTACATCAAGCCTTATACAATAAAAAATAA